A part of Gramella sp. MAR_2010_147 genomic DNA contains:
- a CDS encoding polysaccharide biosynthesis/export family protein codes for MRFKSFLFLFAAILALTSCVSTKQMSYLQEYEGDVDSIIQVQRLRKPYRIQTGDLLSIRVKALDQDIVGMFNPIGSENPNATTEEAVYFDGFTVDDHGNIRVPTMGEINVLGFTEKEVRERIEKKLLEEYFKEEANIFVTVKLAGIRYTTLGEIGQGSQVIYKEQVSIMEAIANAGGISDYGDRENVQIIRQYPQGEEVHTIDVTNIDALSNPYYYIQPNDMIVVNPLPRKALGLGTTGLEVFRTVVSLVTLATSIYFLTTR; via the coding sequence ATGCGATTTAAATCCTTTTTGTTTTTATTCGCTGCAATACTAGCCTTAACCTCATGCGTATCTACCAAGCAGATGTCTTACCTTCAAGAATATGAAGGTGATGTAGATAGTATCATCCAGGTACAGCGATTGCGCAAACCTTACCGTATCCAAACAGGTGACCTTTTAAGTATTAGAGTGAAAGCTCTTGATCAGGATATTGTTGGGATGTTCAATCCCATAGGTAGTGAGAATCCAAACGCAACTACTGAAGAAGCAGTATATTTTGATGGGTTTACCGTAGATGATCATGGAAATATTCGGGTACCCACGATGGGAGAGATCAACGTTTTAGGATTTACCGAAAAAGAAGTGCGAGAAAGAATAGAGAAAAAGTTACTCGAAGAATATTTTAAAGAAGAGGCAAATATATTCGTGACCGTAAAACTTGCTGGTATACGATACACTACACTGGGAGAAATAGGGCAGGGAAGCCAGGTGATCTATAAAGAACAGGTATCTATTATGGAGGCTATCGCCAATGCTGGAGGAATTTCAGATTATGGAGACAGGGAAAATGTACAGATCATCAGGCAATATCCGCAGGGAGAAGAAGTGCATACCATAGATGTTACCAATATTGATGCTTTAAGCAATCCCTATTATTATATTCAGCCAAATGATATGATCGTGGTAAATCCTTTGCCTAGAAAGGCTTTAGGTTTGGGTACTACAGGACTCGAAGTTTTTAGAACTGTGGTTAGTTTGGTTACCCTGGCGACTTCAATTTATTTCTTAACAACAAGGTAA
- a CDS encoding ABC-F family ATP-binding cassette domain-containing protein codes for MNYLSVENIAKSYGERGLFENISFGINKDQKVGFVAKNGTGKTSLLNILAGTDSPDEGQVIYRNDIRVAFLSQEPDLDPELTIEQSIFTSENPTLKVVEQYEKALLNPEDGDALQKAMDAMEANNAWDFETEFKQILFKLNLEDLQAVVKNLSGGQKKRLALARMLLKKPDFIILDEPTNHLDLDMIEWLEEYFKKQDFTIFMVTHDRYFLERVCNEIIELEDGKLYTYKGNYSYYLDKKEERHQLEATNTDKAQQLYKKELDWMRRQPKARTTKSKSRIEDFHEIKHRASQRRQDHKVQLELNMERLGSKIVEIHNISKELGGKELINHFSYTFQKGERLGIIGKNGTGKSTFLNMLTGNMNPDTGKIVIGETVKFGYYTQKGIKIKPGQKVVEVIKEFGDYIPLKKGRQISAEQLLERFLFSRKKQYDFVEKLSGGEKKRLYLCTVLIQNPNFLILDEPTNDLDVLTLNVLENFLMDFPGCIIVVSHDRYFMDKITDHLFVFEGKGEITDFPGNYTDYREYEASRPKAEKSSSEDSESKKEKKEYKSNSSGPSLSYNEKKEFSKLEKQIAKLETKKEEVQKKFLEELDGDEIAENSMKLKEIENEIESKTERWFELMEKLES; via the coding sequence ATGAACTACCTCTCAGTAGAAAATATAGCGAAATCCTACGGCGAACGCGGGCTTTTTGAAAATATAAGCTTCGGAATAAACAAAGACCAGAAAGTTGGTTTTGTCGCTAAAAATGGAACCGGGAAGACCAGCCTTTTAAATATCCTGGCAGGAACCGATTCTCCCGATGAAGGGCAGGTGATCTACCGCAACGATATTCGCGTGGCTTTTCTTTCCCAGGAACCAGATTTAGATCCTGAACTTACTATAGAACAGAGCATTTTTACCAGCGAAAACCCTACGCTTAAGGTTGTTGAGCAGTACGAAAAGGCTTTGCTGAATCCTGAAGACGGAGATGCACTTCAAAAGGCTATGGATGCGATGGAAGCAAATAATGCCTGGGATTTTGAAACTGAGTTCAAACAAATCCTTTTTAAACTGAACCTGGAAGATTTGCAGGCAGTGGTAAAGAATCTTTCGGGTGGACAAAAAAAACGACTTGCTCTGGCCAGGATGCTTCTTAAAAAACCGGATTTTATAATCCTGGATGAGCCTACCAACCATCTTGATCTGGATATGATCGAGTGGCTGGAAGAATATTTTAAAAAGCAGGATTTTACCATTTTTATGGTCACTCACGACCGTTATTTCCTGGAAAGAGTCTGTAACGAGATCATAGAACTGGAAGACGGGAAGCTTTATACTTATAAAGGTAACTATTCCTATTATCTGGATAAAAAAGAGGAAAGACACCAGCTGGAAGCAACCAATACCGATAAGGCCCAGCAGTTATATAAGAAAGAACTGGACTGGATGCGCCGCCAGCCGAAGGCGCGCACCACAAAATCCAAATCACGAATTGAAGATTTTCACGAGATCAAGCATAGAGCGAGTCAGCGCAGGCAGGATCATAAGGTCCAGCTGGAACTCAATATGGAACGTCTTGGTAGTAAGATCGTGGAGATACATAATATTTCTAAGGAATTAGGCGGAAAGGAACTGATTAACCACTTCAGCTATACGTTTCAGAAAGGTGAACGTCTTGGTATTATTGGTAAGAATGGAACTGGAAAATCGACATTCCTGAACATGCTTACCGGGAATATGAATCCAGACACCGGTAAAATAGTGATCGGGGAAACGGTAAAATTTGGATACTATACGCAAAAGGGCATTAAAATTAAACCCGGACAGAAGGTTGTTGAAGTCATCAAGGAGTTTGGAGATTATATTCCGCTAAAAAAAGGCAGACAGATTTCTGCCGAACAGCTTCTCGAACGATTCCTTTTCAGCAGAAAAAAGCAATATGACTTTGTAGAAAAACTCAGTGGTGGTGAAAAAAAACGGCTTTACCTCTGCACCGTTCTAATTCAGAATCCAAACTTCTTAATTCTGGATGAGCCTACAAATGATCTTGACGTTTTAACCCTTAATGTTTTAGAGAATTTTCTGATGGATTTTCCGGGTTGTATCATCGTGGTATCCCACGACCGGTACTTCATGGATAAGATCACCGATCACCTTTTTGTTTTTGAAGGAAAAGGAGAAATTACAGACTTCCCTGGAAATTATACTGATTATAGGGAATATGAAGCTTCAAGACCGAAAGCTGAAAAGTCTTCTTCCGAAGATTCAGAATCCAAAAAAGAGAAAAAAGAATACAAATCAAACAGTTCAGGACCTTCCCTGAGTTATAATGAGAAAAAAGAATTCAGTAAACTGGAAAAACAAATAGCCAAACTGGAAACTAAAAAAGAAGAGGTACAGAAGAAATTTCTGGAAGAATTGGATGGCGACGAGATTGCTGAAAATTCAATGAAATTAAAAGAAATTGAGAACGAAATTGAATCTAAAACTGAACGTTGGTTTGAATTGATGGAGAAGTTGGAGTCTTAG
- a CDS encoding four helix bundle protein, protein MKSYKDLDIYNMAFQYAIEVHEISLKLPKFELYEQGSQIRRSSKSIKDNIIEGYGRRSYKQDFIKFLIYSHASLLECISQLEMIDKLYTVQGIKSLIEKYEILGAKIYSFIKYVEKEWK, encoded by the coding sequence ATGAAAAGTTATAAGGATTTGGACATCTATAATATGGCGTTTCAATATGCTATAGAAGTTCATGAAATTTCTTTAAAACTTCCAAAATTCGAATTATATGAACAGGGAAGCCAAATTCGGAGATCTTCAAAAAGTATAAAGGACAATATTATCGAAGGTTATGGGAGACGTTCTTATAAACAGGATTTTATAAAATTCTTAATTTATTCACATGCCTCATTACTAGAATGTATTTCCCAATTAGAAATGATTGATAAATTATATACAGTCCAAGGAATCAAATCTTTAATAGAAAAATACGAGATACTCGGCGCAAAAATCTATTCATTCATAAAATATGTTGAGAAAGAATGGAAATAA
- a CDS encoding class I SAM-dependent methyltransferase, with protein MLFQIQSYFNFLFKSQNQHGLHSPFVYDLVTKCFYDKSDHQEYQLIKNYRNDLLRNKKLIEITDFGAGSRVFKSNKRPVFSIAKNAGITLHRAKLLYRITNYLNIDQVLELGTSLGIASSAIAANRSTQLITIEGCKETSRIARQQFEKYDLKNIKLEIGQFDDILSKIKAELQTTNSDLRTSEKFDLVYFDGNHQKEPTLEYFRRLLPTAHNDSVFIFDDIHWSPEMEEAWEEIKIHPEVRVTIDTFQWGLVFFRKEQQKQDFTIRV; from the coding sequence ATGCTTTTCCAAATTCAGTCATATTTCAACTTCCTCTTTAAAAGCCAGAACCAACACGGACTCCACTCCCCTTTCGTATACGATTTAGTCACCAAATGTTTTTACGATAAAAGTGACCACCAGGAATATCAGCTTATTAAAAATTACCGAAATGATCTCTTAAGAAATAAGAAATTAATTGAGATTACCGATTTTGGGGCCGGAAGCAGGGTTTTTAAATCAAACAAAAGACCTGTATTTTCTATTGCCAAAAATGCCGGAATTACTTTGCATCGGGCAAAATTACTATATCGAATTACTAATTATCTGAACATTGACCAGGTATTAGAATTAGGCACTTCGCTTGGGATAGCCTCTTCGGCGATTGCAGCAAACAGATCCACACAACTTATTACAATTGAAGGATGCAAAGAAACATCACGTATTGCAAGGCAACAGTTTGAAAAGTACGACTTAAAAAACATCAAATTAGAAATTGGTCAATTTGATGATATACTTTCTAAAATAAAGGCTGAACTACAAACTACGAACTCTGATCTCCGAACTTCAGAAAAATTCGACCTTGTTTATTTCGACGGAAATCATCAAAAGGAGCCGACTTTGGAATATTTCAGAAGATTACTACCCACAGCCCATAATGATTCCGTCTTTATTTTTGATGACATCCACTGGTCACCCGAGATGGAAGAAGCCTGGGAAGAAATTAAAATTCATCCCGAAGTTCGGGTAACTATAGATACTTTTCAATGGGGACTGGTTTTTTTCAGAAAAGAACAGCAAAAACAAGATTTTACAATCAGAGTGTAA
- a CDS encoding ABC transporter ATP-binding protein, with product MSKVIEIRTITRDFPLGQEVVKVLKGIDLDIDRGEYVAFMGPSGSGKSTLMNLLGCLDTPTSGSYILNGKDVSQMTDDELAEIRNKEIGFVFQTFNLLPRTTALDNVALPMIYAGASKSERIERAEDVLRSVGLGDRMDHKPNQLSGGQRQRVAVGRALVNKPSIILADEPTGNLDSKTSVEIMNLFDEIHAAGNTVILVTHEEEIAEHAHRIIRLKDGMVESDERKTVSDIS from the coding sequence ATGAGCAAAGTAATCGAGATTCGTACCATCACGAGAGATTTCCCTCTGGGACAGGAAGTAGTTAAAGTTTTAAAAGGAATAGACCTGGATATAGATCGTGGCGAGTATGTAGCCTTTATGGGTCCTTCCGGTTCAGGAAAATCTACTTTGATGAACCTGCTTGGTTGCCTGGATACTCCAACTTCCGGTTCTTATATTCTCAATGGAAAAGACGTTAGCCAGATGACAGATGATGAACTTGCTGAAATTAGGAATAAAGAGATTGGCTTCGTTTTCCAAACTTTCAACCTCCTACCCAGGACCACGGCTCTGGACAATGTAGCCCTGCCCATGATCTATGCCGGAGCTTCAAAGTCTGAACGAATTGAACGTGCTGAAGATGTTTTAAGAAGTGTTGGACTGGGAGATAGAATGGATCATAAACCCAATCAGCTTTCTGGTGGACAAAGACAACGTGTGGCAGTAGGCCGTGCACTTGTGAACAAACCTTCTATTATCCTTGCCGATGAGCCTACTGGAAACCTCGACTCTAAAACTTCTGTTGAGATCATGAACCTTTTTGACGAAATCCATGCTGCTGGCAATACAGTGATATTGGTAACTCATGAAGAAGAGATCGCAGAACATGCCCACAGGATCATCAGGCTTAAAGATGGAATGGTAGAAAGTGACGAAAGAAAGACAGTAAGCGACATTAGTTAA
- a CDS encoding cob(I)yrinic acid a,c-diamide adenosyltransferase: protein MKIYTKTGDKGTTSLFGGTRVPKHHIRIESYGTVDELNSHIGLLRDQDTDKPTKEFLTQIQDRLFTIGSILATDPEKATLKNGKERLNIPKISSEDIEALEKEIDKMNEALPEMTHFILPGGHQSVSFCHIARCVCRRAERLSSALYDIEAFDEQVLIYLNRLSDYLFVLARKLSKQLQAEEIQWIPKKSK, encoded by the coding sequence ATGAAAATTTATACCAAAACCGGTGATAAAGGAACTACCTCATTATTTGGGGGTACCCGTGTTCCTAAACATCATATAAGAATAGAAAGCTACGGAACCGTAGATGAACTAAATTCACATATCGGTCTTTTAAGAGATCAGGATACAGATAAACCAACTAAAGAATTTCTCACCCAAATTCAGGATAGATTATTTACTATTGGTTCTATACTGGCTACAGATCCTGAAAAGGCCACATTAAAAAATGGAAAGGAAAGACTTAATATCCCAAAAATATCGTCGGAAGATATTGAAGCACTGGAGAAAGAAATAGATAAAATGAATGAAGCACTTCCGGAAATGACACATTTCATTCTTCCTGGAGGCCATCAAAGCGTGTCATTCTGTCACATTGCTCGCTGTGTTTGCCGTCGTGCCGAAAGGCTTTCCAGCGCTTTATATGACATTGAAGCTTTTGACGAGCAGGTTCTTATTTACCTCAACCGACTTTCAGACTATCTATTTGTGCTGGCACGGAAGTTGTCTAAACAACTGCAAGCTGAAGAAATTCAATGGATCCCAAAAAAATCCAAATAA
- a CDS encoding DUF2795 domain-containing protein, whose product MYWTLELASYLSDAPWPATKDELIDYAIRTGAPLEVVENLQAIEDEGDSYDSIEEIWPDYPTDEDYLWNEDEY is encoded by the coding sequence ATGTATTGGACTTTAGAATTAGCATCTTATTTAAGTGATGCCCCATGGCCGGCAACAAAAGACGAGTTAATAGACTACGCAATTAGAACCGGAGCTCCGTTAGAGGTAGTTGAAAATTTGCAGGCTATTGAGGATGAGGGAGACTCTTATGATTCTATTGAGGAGATCTGGCCGGATTATCCAACCGATGAAGATTACCTCTGGAATGAGGATGAATATTAA
- the secA gene encoding preprotein translocase subunit SecA, which produces MSFLDSVLKAFVGDKSKKDVKEIQPIVNKIKALESEFEALSLDELRAKTSEFKAKIAEATKEVKDKIVALNKEADEIDDITRKEDIYAEVDALKDKSYEISEAVLNDILPEAFATVKETAKRFVNNTQLKVKASAFDREISAEKDYVTLEEDHAIWSNSWDAAGKPVTWDMIHYDVQLIGGVAMHQGKIAEMQTGEGKTLVATLPMYLNALTGNGVHLVTVNDYLAKRDSAWMAPIFQFHGMSVDCVDYHRPNSAARRKAYNADITYGTNNEFGFDYLRDNMSHAPDDLVQRPHNYAIVDEVDSVLVDDARTPLIISGPVPKGDTHEFMELKPAIANIVEVQRKHLVKVLAEAKRLIKEGDTKEGGFQLLRVYRGLPKNKALIKFLSEEGIKQLLQKTENQYMQDNNREMPKVDAELYFTIEEKSNQIDLTDKGIEFLSGKDDPDFFVMPEIGMEIAKIEKEGLPAEEEAEKKEELFRDYSVKSERIHTLRQLLKSYTLFEKDTEYVVIDNKVKIVDEQTGRIMEGRRYSDGLHQAIEAKENVKIEDATQTFATVTLQNYFRMYSKLSGMTGTAVTEAGELWEIYKLDVVEIPTNRPIARNDKEDLVYKTKREKYNAVIDHVTDLSNAGRPVLIGTTSVEISELLSRMLKLRNVPHNVLNAKRHKQEADIVAEAGNSGIVTIATNMAGRGTDIKLSKEVKDAGGLAIVGTERHDSRRVDRQLRGRAGRQGDPGSSQFYVSLEDNLMRLFGSERIAKLMDRMGLEEGEVIQHSMISKSIERAQKKVEENNFGVRKRLLEYDDVMNAQREVIYKRRYHALFGERLRVDLANMIFDISESITETNKAAEDFKNFEFELIRNFSMSSPVTEEEFKKMNAQKLAGEVYKAAYKHYDEKMSHNAERAFPVIKQVHEDERNNFERISVPFTDGSKTLSVVTNLEKAYETEGKQLIKDFEKNITLAIIDDAWKTHLRKMDELKQSVQLAVHEQKDPLLIYKFEAFELFKVMLENVNRDVMSFLFKGEIPSTGAPNIHEARQTKSKEKVETRKEEIPNMDERAAQSRAAGNTQRQQPEVTETIVRDRPKIGRNDKVTVKNVMSGESKTMKFKQAIPLLDKGDWVLVDE; this is translated from the coding sequence ATGAGTTTTTTAGATTCTGTATTAAAAGCTTTCGTAGGCGATAAGTCAAAGAAAGATGTAAAAGAAATACAACCCATTGTAAATAAAATAAAGGCGCTGGAGTCTGAATTTGAAGCGCTAAGTCTCGATGAACTTAGAGCCAAAACTTCTGAATTCAAAGCGAAGATCGCTGAAGCGACAAAAGAAGTTAAAGATAAGATCGTTGCTTTAAATAAAGAAGCAGATGAAATTGATGATATCACCAGAAAGGAAGATATCTATGCTGAAGTAGATGCGTTAAAAGATAAGTCATACGAAATTTCTGAAGCTGTTCTTAACGATATCTTACCTGAAGCTTTTGCGACCGTAAAGGAAACTGCGAAACGTTTTGTAAATAATACACAGCTAAAAGTAAAAGCGTCTGCTTTTGACAGAGAGATCTCTGCAGAGAAAGATTATGTTACCTTAGAAGAGGACCATGCTATTTGGAGCAATTCCTGGGATGCGGCCGGTAAACCGGTAACCTGGGATATGATACATTACGACGTTCAGCTTATTGGTGGTGTAGCCATGCACCAGGGTAAGATCGCAGAGATGCAGACGGGTGAAGGTAAAACCCTTGTGGCTACCCTTCCTATGTATCTTAATGCACTTACCGGAAATGGGGTTCATCTGGTAACAGTAAATGATTATCTGGCAAAACGTGATAGTGCATGGATGGCTCCTATATTCCAGTTTCACGGAATGAGCGTTGATTGTGTAGATTATCATCGCCCAAATTCAGCAGCACGTAGAAAAGCATATAATGCCGATATTACCTACGGAACCAATAATGAATTCGGTTTTGATTATTTAAGAGATAATATGTCTCATGCGCCAGACGATCTGGTACAAAGACCACATAATTACGCGATCGTAGATGAGGTGGATTCGGTATTAGTAGATGATGCCCGTACGCCGCTGATTATTTCTGGTCCGGTTCCAAAAGGAGACACTCACGAGTTTATGGAGCTGAAACCTGCAATTGCGAATATTGTAGAGGTGCAGCGTAAACACCTGGTAAAGGTTCTTGCTGAAGCAAAAAGACTGATCAAAGAAGGTGATACCAAAGAAGGTGGATTTCAGTTATTGAGAGTTTACCGTGGTTTACCGAAGAATAAAGCATTAATTAAGTTTCTGAGTGAAGAAGGAATCAAACAATTGCTTCAGAAGACTGAGAATCAATACATGCAGGACAACAACCGTGAAATGCCAAAGGTTGATGCCGAATTGTACTTTACCATTGAAGAAAAAAGCAACCAGATAGATCTTACCGATAAAGGGATCGAATTTCTTTCTGGAAAAGATGACCCGGATTTCTTCGTAATGCCTGAAATTGGGATGGAAATCGCCAAGATCGAGAAGGAAGGTCTTCCTGCTGAAGAAGAAGCTGAAAAGAAAGAAGAGCTTTTCAGGGATTATAGTGTAAAGAGTGAACGTATTCACACACTTCGACAATTACTGAAATCTTATACCCTTTTCGAAAAGGATACCGAGTATGTGGTAATCGATAATAAAGTGAAAATTGTTGATGAACAGACAGGTCGTATTATGGAAGGCCGTCGTTATAGTGACGGTTTGCACCAGGCGATCGAGGCGAAAGAGAATGTAAAGATCGAGGATGCAACTCAAACCTTCGCGACGGTAACACTTCAGAATTATTTCAGAATGTACAGCAAACTGTCTGGTATGACCGGTACCGCGGTAACTGAAGCTGGAGAACTTTGGGAGATCTACAAACTGGATGTGGTAGAAATTCCTACTAACCGGCCAATTGCAAGAAACGATAAAGAAGATTTAGTTTATAAGACCAAAAGAGAAAAATATAACGCGGTAATTGATCATGTGACCGATCTTTCAAATGCTGGAAGACCGGTGCTTATTGGTACAACATCCGTAGAAATTTCTGAGCTTTTAAGCCGGATGCTGAAGCTTAGAAATGTTCCTCATAATGTATTGAACGCGAAACGCCACAAGCAGGAGGCCGATATTGTTGCAGAAGCTGGTAATTCAGGGATTGTGACTATCGCTACTAACATGGCAGGTCGTGGTACCGATATTAAGCTGAGTAAAGAAGTGAAAGATGCCGGTGGTTTGGCCATCGTGGGTACAGAGCGCCATGATTCCAGACGTGTAGACCGTCAGTTAAGAGGTCGTGCTGGTCGTCAGGGAGATCCTGGAAGCTCTCAGTTCTACGTTTCTCTGGAAGATAACCTGATGCGTTTATTTGGATCTGAAAGGATAGCCAAGCTAATGGACCGTATGGGTCTGGAAGAGGGTGAAGTAATTCAGCATTCCATGATCTCCAAATCTATTGAGCGTGCTCAAAAGAAAGTAGAGGAAAATAACTTTGGTGTTCGTAAAAGATTGCTGGAGTATGATGACGTGATGAATGCACAGCGTGAAGTGATCTATAAACGTCGTTATCATGCGTTATTCGGAGAAAGACTTCGGGTAGATCTTGCCAATATGATCTTTGATATTTCTGAATCTATTACGGAAACCAATAAAGCTGCGGAAGACTTCAAAAATTTTGAATTTGAACTGATCAGGAACTTCTCCATGAGTTCTCCTGTTACTGAAGAAGAATTCAAAAAAATGAATGCTCAGAAGCTGGCCGGTGAAGTTTATAAAGCTGCCTACAAACATTATGACGAAAAAATGTCTCATAATGCTGAACGTGCATTCCCGGTAATTAAGCAGGTTCATGAAGATGAAAGAAATAATTTTGAAAGAATTTCAGTACCATTTACTGATGGGTCTAAAACCCTTAGCGTGGTTACCAATCTTGAGAAAGCCTATGAAACTGAAGGTAAACAGCTAATCAAGGATTTCGAAAAGAATATTACCCTCGCCATTATTGATGATGCCTGGAAAACGCATCTAAGAAAAATGGATGAGTTGAAACAAAGTGTTCAGCTGGCGGTACATGAACAAAAAGATCCATTATTGATCTATAAGTTCGAGGCTTTTGAATTATTTAAAGTAATGCTTGAAAATGTGAATAGAGATGTGATGTCGTTCCTTTTTAAAGGAGAAATTCCATCTACCGGTGCACCGAATATTCACGAAGCACGACAGACAAAGTCCAAAGAAAAAGTAGAAACCAGGAAGGAAGAAATTCCGAATATGGACGAAAGAGCAGCGCAAAGCAGAGCTGCCGGGAATACTCAACGCCAACAACCTGAAGTAACTGAAACCATCGTAAGAGATCGTCCTAAAATTGGAAGAAATGATAAGGTGACTGTTAAAAATGTCATGAGCGGCGAGAGTAAAACCATGAAATTCAAACAGGCGATCCCGTTACTAGATAAAGGTGACTGGGTGCTTGTAGATGAGTAG
- a CDS encoding RNA polymerase sigma factor, whose translation MIKNTDQYLIDKVLKGDTNAFGELVARYQNFVFTIAIRILKVTEEAEEVAQDSFIKAYDSLASFRGDSKFSTWLYRIVYHKSLDRIKMNKRHRTYEIIEEITDDSLDHIENGLEFILSEERTEIIKKCIDQLPEEDAAIISLYYFEEQSIKEVSMVTDLTEDNIKIKLYRSRKKLFSLLKGYIKSEISTQNGKAI comes from the coding sequence ATGATCAAGAACACTGACCAATATTTGATAGATAAAGTTCTTAAGGGCGATACCAATGCCTTTGGGGAACTGGTAGCCCGTTATCAAAATTTTGTGTTCACCATCGCTATAAGGATTTTAAAAGTGACGGAGGAGGCCGAAGAAGTTGCTCAGGATAGTTTTATCAAAGCTTATGATTCTTTGGCTAGTTTTCGAGGAGACTCTAAATTTTCAACCTGGTTATACAGGATCGTTTATCACAAGAGTCTAGATAGGATCAAAATGAATAAAAGACATAGAACTTATGAAATAATAGAGGAGATCACAGATGATAGTCTGGATCATATTGAAAACGGACTGGAATTTATACTGAGTGAAGAGAGGACAGAGATCATAAAAAAATGTATTGATCAGCTGCCGGAAGAAGATGCGGCGATCATTAGCTTATATTATTTTGAGGAACAATCCATAAAGGAAGTCTCAATGGTGACAGATCTCACGGAAGACAACATAAAAATAAAATTATATCGTAGCCGGAAAAAACTATTTTCGTTATTGAAGGGCTACATTAAATCTGAAATATCTACCCAGAATGGAAAAGCAATTTAA
- a CDS encoding DUF6249 domain-containing protein: MGSEVIVLPVIFGTLFGIFYLYISARNRERLALIDKGADASIFYSKKKHVTPVWKVIVLNLALLLAGIGIGIFIASFLSMNMGVDEDVAYPGTIFLLAGIGLFAGFFATKKLNKDA; the protein is encoded by the coding sequence ATGGGATCAGAAGTCATTGTTTTACCGGTTATTTTCGGAACGCTTTTCGGAATATTTTATTTATACATTTCTGCAAGAAATCGTGAACGCCTTGCTCTTATTGATAAAGGAGCAGATGCAAGTATTTTTTACAGCAAAAAGAAACATGTAACGCCGGTTTGGAAGGTTATTGTTTTAAATCTTGCCTTACTTCTGGCTGGAATAGGAATTGGAATTTTTATCGCCAGCTTCCTTAGCATGAATATGGGAGTAGATGAAGATGTAGCCTATCCCGGAACAATATTCCTCTTAGCGGGTATTGGATTGTTTGCCGGTTTCTTTGCCACTAAAAAACTGAATAAGGACGCTTAG
- a CDS encoding DUF4199 domain-containing protein: protein MKKFLIEIKWGIIFSIISLIWVYLEKSLGWHDKNIAQHAIYTNLFAIVAIALYVVALLDKRKNFYHGKMTWSQGFISGIVISIVVAILSPLAMYITHEFITPDYFSNVIEYSVESGAMTRAAAEEYFNLTSYIIQSFFFALVVGVVTSAIVAFFVKTRKNK from the coding sequence ATGAAAAAGTTCTTAATTGAAATTAAGTGGGGAATTATCTTTAGTATTATTTCTCTAATCTGGGTGTATTTGGAGAAAAGTCTTGGGTGGCATGATAAAAACATTGCACAACATGCCATTTACACCAACCTCTTTGCTATAGTAGCGATCGCTTTGTATGTAGTGGCTCTACTTGATAAACGAAAAAATTTCTATCACGGAAAAATGACGTGGAGCCAGGGGTTTATTTCAGGGATCGTGATAAGTATTGTTGTAGCAATACTATCTCCTCTTGCCATGTACATCACTCATGAATTTATTACACCTGATTACTTTTCCAATGTAATAGAATACTCGGTAGAAAGTGGCGCGATGACCAGAGCTGCTGCCGAAGAATATTTTAACCTGACGTCTTATATTATTCAGTCGTTCTTCTTTGCGCTTGTAGTAGGAGTGGTCACATCTGCTATTGTAGCGTTTTTTGTGAAAACCAGAAAGAATAAGTAA